The Larimichthys crocea isolate SSNF chromosome XII, L_crocea_2.0, whole genome shotgun sequence region gccctgggcgaaatgttgtttttggtgattggaacagaaaacgagaaattgagccgaatttttgttttttcgttttttgtcaaaaacgaaaaaatggctcgtttctggtttcagcttgtgtccattattcccagaaaacagaataataaaaagtaccttggTCCAGACAGACCTGAAACGGAAGTGACGTGTAACAACCTCAAGTAAAAAAAGTAGCGTGCAAACTTATTATCATgcataataaagtaaaaaaacaaaaacaaacttattatCATACACTATTATAGGCTATCGTTCTCTTTCTACACCAGGGCTTGCAGGTGTAGACAgattttcttgtcttgtctctaTACAATTTACCTTAACATTGGTTAGTTTGTTGAATTCTTTCCTCACTTTTTCCTtagttttcttgtttctttcacaTATGGCAGCCTGAGCACCACCTGCTGAACTattaagaaaatatttgtatttcatacagtatttggagaactgtaaactgtaattcCAACATTTCAATACAGAATCAGAACCGTCCGTCCGTCTTCTACCGCTTTTCCGGtacgggtcgcgggggcagcagcttcagcagggaagcccagacttccctctccccagccacttcttctagctctcccagggggaccctgaggtgttcccaggccagccgagagacatagtccctccagcgtgtcctgggtcttccccggggccgcctcccagagggacgtgcccggaacatctcaccagggagacgtgcaggaggcatcctcacgagatgccgaaccatggcctcggatttggaggtgctgattctcatcccagccactttgcactcggctgcaaaccgctccagagagagctgaaggtcacgctccgatgaagccaacaggaccagatcgtccgcaaaaagcagtgACCTGATCCTGAGGCCACCAaatcgcagcccctcaacgccctggctgcgcctagaaattctgtccataaaggttatgaacagaaccggtgacaaagggcagccctggcggagtccaactaccaccgagagtacagggaccagatagcccgtattaatgggtccggaaccccatactccctgGAAACTGGTTCCGTAgcccacgctgtgcgtcgaggcgagcccgactatatctagccggaaTCTCTCAACCTCGCGCACCAGCTCATAGTACATAGTATTTTCAGGGAACATGTGAATTTACAGGTAGATATCAGTTCCTTTCTATTAAGAGAAATCTCCTGGCCTAAAAACTTACATGTTactaaaatgttacattaattcaaaacaaatggaaaCTCATTCCCTTACTTAATAACAGTATGCTTCATGTTCTGCAGATGTAATAAACACAAGCAAATATACAGGAGTATACTAGAGTATACTTTTATCATTTAGCATTATAGGGATAACACTCATAAAAAGGGTATAAATagtataaagaataaagaataatacaagtaaataaaataattgattaaatttataaaacttttttcatgaagcactataaatattttttggaCATAATAGATGATCAGGGTTGGTATGATGACAAGGGATGCCAGcagttgttttgattttgcttGAGGAGGCTCCACAGTGTCAGACTTTGAACTAACAACAACCAAGCATTTTACCACTGCAACCTGTGACATGACAATATTATGTATACTCTTGCATGTGTTTACTGCCGTTAAGCTCTTGACTATCACACATGACAGTGTCTAATTTCAATGTTAAATTTAGCTATGAACTGTATAATAAATAACTTACTGAACATCCAAACCTCCGGCTTCATCAGACTTGGTGCAAATAAAGTGAATCTGTTGACACTGGCCACCATTTCCCATGAGGCTACAGGCACCTTTCAGGATTTCCCACGGTTCTTTCTCTGATACTGCTCGATTAATTTCAGTCACAATCCACACAGTAGAACAACTTCCAACAACCTGAAGGGCCATAATTGcaagtaaaatatgaataattaattagtttTGTAATAAGATAACGTCACAGTTTACTGACACAGTAATACACAATAAAATGGCagtacatgtaaataaaattacCCCTTTCCACATTTCATCTCTGCTCTTGTTACGGTCCCCATTTCCAGGAAGATCCACAAGTGTGACATGCTCAAGAAGATCATTATTAGGCACCCTGACAGTCACACACTTTACTAGTGGCCAGTACCACCTCTTTACTTCTTCTCCCACTTGAGAGTCATTTCTCGTGTATTTGACCAATTTTGCAGACAGCTCCTCAGCCTGCAATAAATAATAGTGTAAAGGTCACACAGGCATTCTGATTCATAGAAACATATTGCATTAAAGAACCAAACATGATAGGATGAAAAATGAGGCTGAtaggggaatgacatgcagcaaagtgtCTTCAATGTTaatcaaaaatgtataaactaataaaataaagaaaaaccacTGAATACTAagatgtgtccaaactttttactgttgctgtatgtatgtatgtatgtatgtatgtatgtgtatatatatataaaaataactcACTGATTCATATGTCAAAATCTTCCTTTTGGATTGGAGAAATTCTGGAATTTCTCTGAAATATTTGCTATCCATGAGAGTTTCATaggatttgtttttccattcttCTCCATACAGCGCTGACAGCTTTTCAACAGTGTCACGataatcttcatcttcatcattttccTGAGCTGCATTGTCCCGAAGTAAATTAAATGCGGACCACAACTCATCTTTCCActcctaaaaaataaatatttccatttaattGAATGGCATTTAATGCAAACAGCAACTATATTTTTACAGCTACatcataacattaaaataactttaaataaacatatcCAGCTCATTTTTACCTCCTTTGTTATGAACTCAATGTGTGCTTCATACTTTGAGTTCTGCATGTTGGCCTCCACTTTGATCATGACTGAGGTACATGCAGCGATGCTTCCAGAGGGCAAGAGCTTCTTCTGTTCAGTGACAGCATTGATCAAAGAGCTTTTTCCAGCCCCAGTTTTACCAAAGACACCGACCAGCTCCCTCTTGTCTGTCTTCAAATCACTGATTTTAGTCCTGTTGTGGAAGAGTTTAAATATAAGTTAGCTAATCTGGAAAATATACAACCACTCAAAGGAATGTGTCAAAATCAGGAAGATGTCAGCCAACACGAGTATAAATTAAAAATTCTGACAGCTCAAATTCAAGTACTCCTCTGATAATTAAAACTTTTAGTTTCATAAGATGAGCTTACATTacatttggttttgtgttttcaaagcgTGCTAGTGCCTGAGCAAGTAACAGCAAATGTGACAGCTGTTAATTTGTGTAATTTGTCATAATTTGTGATAAAGCACAACACTGTTTGAATGATATTAAAATAGATCATTGAATACTAATGTCTTAAACAAGCTAGTCTAAGCCTGATGGCTATTAAGTACCATTTCAAGTGTGAATGATGGGACAGACTGCCAGGGAGGTGCCGTGAATACCACATATTTTTCATCTATTGTGCATTTAAAATGAGTCTAAAGATTTAAATCTGAACAAATTTAAGAATGATTCAAAACTACAGAGCAGTGATTGTAAGTTGATACTTACTTCAGGAAAGAATTGAGctttttgttgtcttgatcTGGTATTTTGTCATTGACACAATTCATGATGTTTTTCACCTCAGACAGGATGCTTTTTTCTGTGAGTTAAAATGGAGAACTATTCATCAGGATCATGAACCAGTGTATCCAGTAAGCAGTAATTCACAATAAATTGCCTTGCTGtacaaaaagaaggaaaagaatgTATAAAGCATAAGAGGTGCTTTATCAAGTCAATGTAGTCATTAGGCTTATACTATGGCTATGACTCGCCTATCAACAGATTGTTGTCTAGGTTCAAAACATCATCCAATTTAAGGGCACAGTTATATTGTTTACCAGAAGCATATAAATGATTGTTATGGGTACCTGGACATTAATATACTAGACAGCCAGTGACCAGTGGCCAGTTTTTTGGCCATTTTGGCCAGAGACAGCTTGAGGGGTGACAGGaatatggggagagagagagatggggattgacatgcaggaaagagccacaggttggatttgaaccctgggccgccgtGGAAAGGACCGAGACTTTGTtcatggggtggatgctctaccgactCAGGTAAATGACACctctttaaaaagtaattttaataCCTGTGCATGATGGTGTTTCACTGTCATTACGTCGTTTTCTTGTGGGTGACTCCCAATTACTGGACTCGCCCTGAAAATCCAGCCTCCTCTTACCTGATTGGAATtcttacaaatacaaaaagaaacgTTTGTTGCATCTTCCTCTCGCAAAATTAAAACCTGTTTCATCAAAGCTCTAAGATATTACTGCCCTGAAAACATCAATGAACAGTACAATGTAATGAATAAGACTCACCTCTCTCACCTCTACCACTTGTGTCACTGGTGGATGGGCAATCCTGAGGATGAAcaagaatattttattataaaacactttttgatCAAAAAATTATCTTCACACAAGCTTTGTCCTCCAACTACATTCTACAGGCTTgaacaaacatatttacaattctcaaaatatttgcatttattctCTCATCCAATCAGAGATGAGCCGTCTTCGCTCAGTCCAAAACTACTGGGATCCAATGAGACAGTTCTTCAGTCATCTTTACCTGAACACAAGCAGCTCTTTCTTCATGCTCTTGTTGACACTGTAGatagaaacaaaaatcaataagtGGCCAATCTCTATGATTATAATATATGCTGATACCTAATCGAACATGTACTCAACTTACTTGAGCAGGAACATCAACTGTTTcttgatttgttgtgttttgttctgcctggtgaagaaagaaaattgtTCTAAATCCATAATAATAGAGAAATTGTCttctaaattatattattatcattgatGATGTATATTATAATTCTTTATCTGTAGACACCATCAAAACCTTTAACAGAAGTTCACCCTCCATTGAATCACAATAGCAATTTATCTCCATGAGTAATATTTATGAGACAGATACAGATTTTATGTGAATTATCTTCACTGTAAAGGACTTTACCTTTAATGACTCAAGTCTTCTCTTAAATATTGCTCTTGGTCCCAATTTAGGGATCAAACTATCAATGTCTTGATCTTCAAGACAGTAAAGACTTTCCTGGTTAATGCCTTcatctgtaattaaaaaaacaaaacaaaaaacatgccattgatttttaatcatgcaaaaattaaaattatttttaaatagctACAGAAGTCAAATTCATAATTCAAATATTGTACAATATCTGTGCAAGTAGCATGGGATTACTTTACCTCTAAATCGTTCTATCCACTCGCTGAGCCTCCACTCATTTAATTTGCTGCGAACAAATTCATCCATGACCAAGAACAGCAACTggaacatataatatatataaaacaaataatcatgtttaattAGTTATTACCTCTGGGCATTTTTCAAAAGTTAAGATCAATTACATTtaactgaaagaaaataaacaaatggttcacaaaaggtttttctgtttatgcTCAGAAATTTTCCAAGCCTGTGTAACATGTGCCACACATAATGCAGGTAGACCTGTGCAGGTACAATAAGTTGCACATCCTAAACCTGATAAACCTTTTGAACATGTGATGATGAATTTTTTATTGAGTGGACTGAGTGAAATGGGTTGAACAGATTGAAGAATTTTTGGGCATTGATTTAAGACAACATTGTGCCTGGCATCCAGGCAGTGGTGGAGCTGTAGAAAGAGAGAATGGCACCTTGAAAACAAAATTTGCTAAATGTTGTGAGGAAGCTGGGCTTTCCTGGACAAAGGTATTACCTGTTGTGCTCATGTATATAAGGATGAGGGTCAGAGTGAGAGTTGGTCTAAGCCCATTTGAGATCCTGTTTGGTAGACCTCCCACAATGGGAATGGGACCACCTCCAAGACCTTTTCCCCCTACAGAGTTGTGTGAAAATGATATGTTGCAATATTGCAAAACCTTGCCTTCTGCTTTGTCTCAAATATCCCAACAAGTGAACGCAACCTTACTAGAACCAGTTAAGGAACCACTTCATGACATCCAGCCAGGTGACTGGGTCTGGGTCAAGGACCTCAGAAGAAAACATTGCACTGTGCAgaaataaatttgaaaatacatttgtcGTTTTCCAACTCTTAATTTCAGTATTTCTCCGTGGTCTTTGGTAATGGAATACAATTTTTCCACCACACCTTATACGGGCATTTACAGCAGCCTTAAATTATTggaaatgttaatgtgttggTTCACCTTTGCCAGTAACTCATTACAGTCAATGAAGATCCTACCATTCCCTCTTGTACCTTTGTGCTGTCTACTCCCTTACATGAGTGATGTCCACACCTGGATATCAACGAGTTGAATTTGATGTATCTCTTAAGCTAACATAAATTAAACTATCTTATTACTAGTTTATTTTaggacaaggaaacaaaagatgtttttgttagtAAGAcatcagtgatgatgaagatgatgaaagtGACATTTGGCAATCAGCCACtgtatataattaaaaaaagttctCTTAATAGAGTTGTGCTTTTTAATATCAGGGAGGTGACACTGACTAACTacgtttttaaaggtttatatGAGGATTATTTCAATAGGAGCAATTTCTAATAGTTTCTAATGCtttagatgtttcctcctccaccacaccttATTCAAATGAGTGGATCGTTATCAGGCCACTAcagagcttgatgacgagctAATCATTTGAATGAGGTGTggtccaaaataagagaattaaatgtggactcctgaatattaGGTACTTGTcctctaaagctgtcttagtcaatgaattaatatctgattatgatattgatttgttctgtctcactgaaacctggctgcaggaggatgaatatgttagcttaaataaATGCACTCCTCCTAGTCATTGTAatattcctcgaagtactggtcgaggtggtgccatatttgactcaagtctattaataaatcctaaaccaaaactaaattataattcatttgaaagaagttaaatttaatgaaaatttaaatttaacctcaggaACCTTTATTGAAATTGACTGATCATAATTATTTgggaaaaatctgtaaaataatgtttttctgtAACAGTGTCACTGCCAgtcatttacctttttttttttttacgggtTTTTTCTCTTACAGTGTACCCTCTGCCAGATTGTCCAGCATTTCATGCCTAGTTTTCCAATCATTATCTGCCTCTTTGTTACTACTGGCCTGATAACTTAATCCTTGTCCCATGGTTTTGGCATGTTGGActctgcacattcttaaactTTAGggttctgtgatttcccagtTGTTACAATGTGAAAACATAATCTAATGGAATGTACACTGTGGTTTTGACACATCTTAAATCATGTTGACTGTTTGACCTCATCCAGGAATGTTGGGCTACTTCCATGATAAATCTCTGCTTTTCAGGGAGGCTATGAAGCTTTATCATAACAAATGTTAGATTGCGTAATCAAAGCTGTAGATACGCTTCTAATTTCTACTGTAAGGCATAGTAACAAACAGTGAGTTCTCTAGACAAGCTGCATATTGCCTTACTTTACTGAGATACAATGTCAATGTCAAACGGTTAAAACCATAAAGTACAACTTAGCAAATTTTAGACATATTAGAAACTGTCTCTCTTTGGACGCAGCCAAGATATTTATGCATGCTATGATTCTTTCCATATGTCTTATTATATAACATGTTGGGAGCAGGCTGGGGAAAAAGACCTCTTGAATCCATATACAAACGAACTCTAAAAACTCTAGACAAAGAGCCAATGCATTTCCATCACTGTAGGGCAGGGGCCCCCAACCTTTTTTGTGTCGAGGACCGGCAGAAGCATCAAAAAAAATTCACGGACCGGTTGGCAATTTGTCAACTTTAATATACATTGCAAAAGACATTAACGTTATTTCAATAGGCAACTCACGCAGTTATTTCAGCCTATCATTTCTAAAAGTTGCTAAATGTAAAGGCTTTACAAATTTTGTCAAATCTTAGACCAAACCACACAGGAAAATACCTGACTAGACCAACAAGAACAGAATAGTTTGTACGTGATCATAACGTGTATATTCCTCTTTAGCTGTACAGAAGACTTGTCAGCTGTTCTTCCTGTGGTTCTATTAACAATATGCATCCAAAACATACAGTTTAAAACCAAGATACAATacaactaaacaaaaaatagaTCCACTTTACAAATAATGTCATCAATATACTGAAATCAGTATCAGCGAGACCCCTGGGCCTGTTTGCCGGCCAGAAGAACATCACACCGGGGCGTGAtgggagacagtgagacagctgGACAAGTTGCTGAACATGTCAAAAACACCCCGGTTGACGAGCCGTGCCCAGGTTGCACCTGTGCATTGCTAATTAGCCTGGGGGGGTACCAGTATCAGGAGCTTATGATCCACAAAGGGCACAGGGCCGCTCATAGACACCCGCGGGTCATTATTATGGTTcatacagtaataatacaaattaaaactttaaaaataaaaacttatgAGCCCTTTGACGGCCCGGTAGGAACAGCTCCGACCGGTACCAGTCTGCGGACCAGGGGTTGGGGATGTTGAAACCAGCCTTTCTGATTTCACCCAGATTGGTTGATGTGAAGAAGAGTCCAAAGAGTCGTTGAATATCACACAAGCAAATCTTTATTTCTGTTAACAGAGATCTCTGGAGATCACACTACAGAACTTATGTCTGTTCAAGCCAAATGTAAAGTGAGATCAAAGTAATATCCACAATAGCAAGCTCATATAGATTCTGCGTAAAGTCCCTTCCTATAAATCATCCAATCTGTCCCAGCCAATTAGAGAGGAGCCCGCTCTTTGTGTGGCACTATTGTGTTACTATGGTAAAGTTTTATACTGCAAACTGTTCCATATAAGGACATTTCCTTAGGAAGTTCGTGGGTGTAAGACCCACTTCCTCAGTGTCTATGGCAGAGGTGTTACTTCCTGTGAAGGCTGAGACAAACAAGAGACAGGTTttaacctaacctaaccctaagTATACCTGACCCTACAGCAAGTGCATATATGTCTAAAATATCAACCAagcattaatatattttgtgtgaTGCTGCATGTGTGCTCAATCCACAGGGACCACTGCTGTAGGGtactggaaaaatacaatttactgagctttgagaattttagattattttcaaatttgtgccttgtttataaaattttaaatgGTTTGGCTCCTCCTCCACTACGTGACTTTGTGTATACTCGCCCAGTAAGCTCTATTAGATCCTCCAGAATATCCTCTGTACCAGATTGTACCATACCATTTCGTCGCTCTGCATTTGGGCATtcagccttctctgtgaaagccacaactcAGAGGAATGCCCTACCTGACAATATGAAGAGCTGCAGTTCCATCAGtgcatttaaaaccaaattaaaaagtctgaTAAAGGATattcagctctgtagccactgacattgtaggcgtatgttatgtgctattgtgtgtaactttgtattttgtattatgtgtcctctgtgttttttgctttgtactgtttcttattgtgctgtaatatgttttaattgtgtctgccgaaGGGATTGCAGATGAAAAATAGCTGCAgagctaactctggtgcagtacatcaaatgtaatcgtttatgttcatgttcatgtttaatactgtacattgtcccattaaataaataaatgatgatgttgGCTGATCTCTTATAATAACTGTTGAGAGCAGACAGTGATAGAAATCAAGCCCTTGACtgtgttaataaaacatttaaaattacatCAACATGAAAAGTACATAGAACAGCAAAATTACCTTAGTGTTTCATTAACATATTAAGTTGTAAATGTAATGAATTAATGTTAGTGTACTTACATTTTGTCTGTTCCTTTTCACTGGACAAAGATGACTCCTCTGGTGCCTCTCACTTcggtaaagttggaaagatattgGCAGATTCGGGATCAAAAACTCTCAAGTAcaacgttgttaaaacacacaacactttttaagccatcctcggagccgCACCTAGAACATTGGTGGGTGTTGACGTGCAGCCTGTGAGAGCAGCGCGCAGGGACCGTCTACAAAGTACAACaccagaaagagagaaaaatattcaaTGACTTCACTATTATACAGTGTAGGGTCACCAAACTCACTACACACTTAATTGGTCTTCTACAGATTACACTACAACACTTATTTGGGAAAATAATGCATTTTTCATAATgtctgggaatttttattaggaatataatgcatttttcataatgtctgggaatttttattaggaatattaatcaatcaACATTCCTTTTTCTATGATAGAGGTTTTGCAGACTGAAATATCACTGCAGGTAGAGCTTAATTTAAGGAGTAGTGGCAATTAGGCAACCACACTATactcaaatgtaacaaaattCAAATCCcccaaattatattaaagcgCTCTCTCACAAACTAATTGTTGTAGTACCCAAGAGGAGTGGTTGAACTAAGGTTTATGATACTAGACTGTAATAGTTTAATATAATTACTaataaaactatgaaaaaatactttttttccaaACCAAGTGCAATGAAGTGTGTAGTGAGTTTGGTGACACCACACTGcatcatattgaagttattgaatatttttgtaatatctcTTTTCGGTGTTACACTTGTACTGTAGACGGTCCCTGCGCGTGCTCTCACAGGTGTTCGGGTTACCACTCCACTAGCAACGAACACACCTAGCAACAAGCAAATTAAGCAGTCTATAAAAAGGAGTGGTGGATCAAAGGTAAAAGTACAGATTCATGTCTCATGTCTTTTAATGCCAATCTTATCTTTAAACTATCTAGAAACAATTTATAATGTAGTTGAAGTATACAGTGTCATACTTCCACTGCACTTTTGTTACTTTCTACCACTGTGAAAAGGATAGGACAACAGGGGAGGGCTCTGCTCATTGCTGCTGCACTGGTGACTCCTACTagatgtttatgtgtttgcaaTGTGATGGAGACAACACCTCCTACCTGTCACATCCTCCCTCAAAAGTGTGTGaccaaacatacacagacacatggcTGTAAATATTGGTACCCTCGATACATGTCCTTTTGGTTTGCATTGGAACAAAATAGCTGAATTCCTACAAAGAGATGATTGATTTCTAGTCATACCACAGGCATTTTCAATCTTACAAATCACTCATGCAGACAGTTGGTAGAAATTTCTTGTGCTGTTTTGTGCCACTTTGTTCATCACATTTAAcatagaaaacagaaagactAGAAAATTCcagcagaaattttgagagtgaggagtgggctgttgccgggggtctgtattcaaaaagcacacctcaaatagtcatttttaacatgtttatttagacacagagcatgtcagcattagcatATATTTAATTGTTAATGGCTTTCTTCCACcgtttttccctgttaaaagggttttttgtgggcaagtttttcctcactatTGTGTTGCTATGGTAAAGTTTTATACTGCAAATCGTTCCATGTAAGGACATAAAAGACAGTTCGTGGGTGTAAGACCCACTTTGACCCACTTCCTTAGGGTCTATGGCAGAGGTGTTACTTCCTGTGAAGGCTGAGACAAACAAGAGACAGGTTCTAACCTAACTTAACCCTAAGTATAACTGACCCTACAGCAAGTGCATATATGTCTAAAATATCAACCAagcattaatatattttgtgtgaTGCTGCATGTGTGCTCAATCCACAGGGACCACTGCTGTAGGGtactggaaaaatacaatttactgagctttgagaattttagattattttcaaatttgtgccttgtttataaaattttaaatgGTTTGGTCCTCCTCCACTAGTGACTTTGTGTATACTCGCCCAGTAAGCTCTATTAGATCCTCCAGAATATCCTCTGTACCAGATTGTACCATACCATTTCGTCGCTCTGCATTTGGGCATtcagccttctctgtgaaagccacaactcAGAGGAATGCCCTACCTGACaatataaagagctgcagctccatcagtgcatttaaaaccaaattaaaaagtctgctaaaggataTTCAGCTCTATAGCCACTGGCATTGTGGGcgtatgttatgtgctattgtgtgtaactttgtattttgtattatctgtcgcgagagcgagggggcggggcagcaggtgagagagcgcgcacctgggtgtcaggtgtatgacgtacggcgcacgagcgaggttgataATGAGACCGGGagtgttctgttggtttttggcgtggttacggccgacagtcactgagtcctggaaccaaaccgttcagcaataaatgcaggtttgttcaataacgccttgtcattcatcatgtgtccggctggacgctacaatagtaacgagtaacgattcagcacatgaaaaatgtatcggagtaaaagtattagattcatcaaaaatatgtagtgcagtaaaggtagaagttggggaaaaaaataatactccaaaaaagtacagatactgcattttagtacttaagtac contains the following coding sequences:
- the nuggc.1 gene encoding nuclear GTPase SLIP-GC isoform X15 — encoded protein: MDEFVRSKLNEWRLSEWIERFRDEGINQESLYCLEDQDIDSLIPKLGPRAIFKRRLESLKAEQNTTNQETVDVPAQCQQEHEERAACVQDCPSTSDTSGRGEREFQSGKRRLDFQGESSNWESPTRKRRNDSETPSCTEKSILSEVKNIMNCVNDKIPDQDNKKLNSFLKTKISDLKTDKRELVGVFGKTGAGKSSLINAVTEQKKLLPSGSIAACTSVMIKVEANMQNSKYEAHIEFITKEEWKDELWSAFNLLRDNAAQENDEDEDYRDTVEKLSALYGEEWKNKSYETLMDSKYFREIPEFLQSKRKILTYESAEELSAKLVKYTRNDSQVGEEVKRWYWPLVKCVTVRVPNNDLLEHVTLVDLPGNGDRNKSRDEMWKGVVGSCSTVWIVTEINRAVSEKEPWEILKGACSLMGNGGQCQQIHFICTKSDEAGGLDVHSAGGTQAAICERNVQAKEEVRKEFNKLTNVKKHFSDDCLKVFTVSSTEFLNKKHLNPDETEIPKLQEFLQNLNDHHSETLNYVSRAYGILSLIQGARCREVGVQKTHVCKILEVKMRQELVKVTKPMEEAEEAFEKCLCDGVEKSKSSCEKALKSVLYPRGKKGGFHRTLKCVVENNGTHKSKRKQINLNVTLASCLTDSIDEEFKSTFPNERNRAPFKGAINTFSLDTEGLIQEYKDVELQLVFLKTEEEEIKTKLNKMIRERKKTIYSSLMTTIEKTMQECYEKAATFTGQDTLKNMRETIEQHVNGLKNIMFQQAKDEMLTQLRLLKEDILKTLGDTMQESIRLSLQEDGESIPDFSMELEKVKRHYNKLKGSPNAETLIGTEVIIIH